A genomic window from Camelus ferus isolate YT-003-E chromosome X, BCGSAC_Cfer_1.0, whole genome shotgun sequence includes:
- the LOC116661985 gene encoding cancer/testis antigen 47A-like isoform X1 has translation MSTTGEGDPASGGLDGSTGAAGAPAGATGAARAGDRADRDSGPHGDHDDSGSPPGVAALEARRAAGGPGEAAGLVAALEGGSSEDDSDIGPVQDEDGEEEPPEVLDVEVDAHQFPMVGFRFLLMDLVHSLLRRIYHNDHILVRPRGGRVVVRPRPPSPTGSAMLPVTPAPGGPGEGPAPKAQEPEEPEDPEEDASWETPEEGPAEEADDDISVWEMAEETSTSEGTTSYQYENSSEEAHGSESKGKEKFNKKQEEPEKHQDPAEGKPRNPRRPWEF, from the exons ATGTCAACCACGGGGGAAGGAGATCCGGCCTCGGGCGGCCTGGACGGCTCCACGGGCGCGGCGGGAGCGCCGGCCGGAGCGACCGGAGCGGCCAGAGCCGGTGACAGGGCAGACCGCGACTCCGGGCCCCACGGGGACCACGATGATTCCGGGTCCCCCCCAGGCGTCGCGGCCTTGGAGGCCAGGAGGGCCGCGGGAGGCCCGGGGGAGGCGGCGGGCCTGGTAGCGGCCCTGGAGGGCGGGAGCTCCGAGGATGACTCGGACATCGGGCCGGTCCAGGACGAGGACGGGGAGGAGGAGCCCCCGGAGGTCCTGGACGTCGAGGTGGACGCCCACCAGTTCCCCATGGTGGGCTTCCGCTTCCTGTTAATGGACCTGGTGCATTCGCTGCTGCGCCGCATCTACCACAACGACCACATCCTGGTGCGGCCCCGCGGCGGCCGCGTGGTGGTGCGGCCCAGGCCCCCCTCGCCCACGGGCTCAGCCATGCTCCCCGTGACCCCGGCGCCCGGGGGGCCGGGAGAGGGGCCCGCGCCGAAGGCCCAGGAGCCCGAGGAGCCTGAGGACCCCGAGGAGGACGCCTCCTGGGAGACCCCCGAGGAGGGGCCGGCGGAGGAGGCCGATGATGATATCAGCGTTTGGGAGATGGCAGAAGAGACCAGCACTTCTGAGG GAACAACTAGTTATCAATATGAGAACTCCAGTGAAGAGGCTCATGGCTCTGAAAGCAAGGGAAAAGAGAAGTTTAACAAAAAACAAGAAGAGCCGGAAAAACATCAGGACCCAGCAGAGGGCAAGCCCAGAAACCCCAG ACGCCCATGGGAATTTTAA
- the LOC116661985 gene encoding cancer/testis antigen 47A-like isoform X2 has product MSTTGEGDPASGGLDGSTGAAGAPAGATGAARAGDRADRDSGPHGDHDDSGSPPGVAALEARRAAGGPGEAAGLVAALEGGSSEDDSDIGPVQDEDGEEEPPEVLDVEVDAHQFPMVGFRFLLMDLVHSLLRRIYHNDHILVRPRGGRVVVRPRPPSPTGSAMLPVTPAPGGPGEGPAPKAQEPEEPEDPEEDASWETPEEGPAEEADDDISVWEMAEETSTSEGTTSYQYENSSEEAHGSESKGKEKFNKKQEEPEKHQDPAEGKPRNPSWEE; this is encoded by the exons ATGTCAACCACGGGGGAAGGAGATCCGGCCTCGGGCGGCCTGGACGGCTCCACGGGCGCGGCGGGAGCGCCGGCCGGAGCGACCGGAGCGGCCAGAGCCGGTGACAGGGCAGACCGCGACTCCGGGCCCCACGGGGACCACGATGATTCCGGGTCCCCCCCAGGCGTCGCGGCCTTGGAGGCCAGGAGGGCCGCGGGAGGCCCGGGGGAGGCGGCGGGCCTGGTAGCGGCCCTGGAGGGCGGGAGCTCCGAGGATGACTCGGACATCGGGCCGGTCCAGGACGAGGACGGGGAGGAGGAGCCCCCGGAGGTCCTGGACGTCGAGGTGGACGCCCACCAGTTCCCCATGGTGGGCTTCCGCTTCCTGTTAATGGACCTGGTGCATTCGCTGCTGCGCCGCATCTACCACAACGACCACATCCTGGTGCGGCCCCGCGGCGGCCGCGTGGTGGTGCGGCCCAGGCCCCCCTCGCCCACGGGCTCAGCCATGCTCCCCGTGACCCCGGCGCCCGGGGGGCCGGGAGAGGGGCCCGCGCCGAAGGCCCAGGAGCCCGAGGAGCCTGAGGACCCCGAGGAGGACGCCTCCTGGGAGACCCCCGAGGAGGGGCCGGCGGAGGAGGCCGATGATGATATCAGCGTTTGGGAGATGGCAGAAGAGACCAGCACTTCTGAGG GAACAACTAGTTATCAATATGAGAACTCCAGTGAAGAGGCTCATGGCTCTGAAAGCAAGGGAAAAGAGAAGTTTAACAAAAAACAAGAAGAGCCGGAAAAACATCAGGACCCAGCAGAGGGCAAGCCCAGAAACCCCAG TTGGGAGGAATAG